The nucleotide window CAAATCTTGGCCTGAAGAAGATAGACCTCGAGAGAAACTTTTAAAAGACGGCGAACATAAATTATCCAATACGGAACTTTTGGCAATTTTGTTAAGAACGGGGGTAAAGGGGGACAGCGCAATAGATTTGGCGAGGAAGATTTTGAAGAAATTCAAAACTTTCAGAAATATGTCTCATACCGATATGTCCGCGTGGAAAGAGTTTAAAGGAGTTGGGAAAGCAAAGATATCTCAAATAAGAGCGGCGATAGAAATTGGAAGAAGGTTTAGAGAAGACGAGATAAAAGAAACCAGGCCCAAAATAAGAACTTCCAAAGATGCGGCGCAAATTCTTATGCCAAGGATGAGAGATTTAAAAATAGAAATTTTTAAAGTTTTGCTTCTTGATTCGCAAAACATGATAATAGACATAGCGGAAATCGAACAAGGGACTGTGAACGAAGCAAATCCTATAATAAGAGAGATACTACATAAAGCTATCGAGAATTTTGCTTCGTCAATTATCTGTTTGCATAATCATCCCTCCGGCGACCCAAATCCAAGCCAGGAAGACAAGAATTTTACTCGCCAGCTTGTTCAAGCAAGTAATACTCTTAATATAAAAGCGGTTGACCATATAATAATTGGCGATGATAGGTATTTCAGCTTTGCGGATGAAAAATTAATGTAATTTTGCGACGGTAAAACCTATCAAATGCTTGATATCAAAAGTTGTTGTTTGTGATATAATCCCGAATGTAGAATTTTAAAATATCGCTTCTAAAACCGGTCCCTTTTACCTAAGGGGTAAATATGTAAAGGAGGTATTTATGAAAATTGCAACTTTTATGGTGTTATTGTCTTTGGTTTTGGTATTTTCGGGTTGCGCTACAATGAAAGCTCCTGTTAGCGAAAAAAATTTAAAAGGTGAAGTTGACCGATTGAGACAGGAAAATGAAACGCTTGCAATGCAAAGAGACGCTTATAAGATGAGTGTTGAGCGATTATCTCAAGAAACCAAATCAAAATTAGACAGTTTACAAAATTTTCTTTCTCAAGAAAAAAACAGAACGATAGATTTGGAAACTAAAATTACGGCTTTATCAAGTGAATTGCAGTCTTTAAAGGGCATAGCCACAACCGAAGTAAAAACTACGTTAGTAGCGGATGATTTTACAAAGAAAGTCCAATTAGCGCTTTACACTGCGGGTTTTGACCCGGGGAAAATTGATGGGAAAATGGGTCCGCAGACAATTCAATCTGTAAAGAATTTTCAAGAAGCAAATGGACTTAAAGCTGATGGTGTTGTGGGCAAAGAAACATGGGACAACTTGCAACAATATCTGGATATGAAATAACCTTAAAACAGTTACTAAGGAGTGCAGAAAGCACTTTACATTGTGTGTCGTTCCCGCGTAGGCGGGAATCTAAAATAGTATCTACGAAAAAAATTATTACTGGATTCCTGCTTACTACACGCAGGAATGACAGTTCACAAGAATGGATTCCCGCTGGAGTTTATCCCTGTGAAAACAGGGGAGGGAATGACAGCTCGCATATGAAATGTTAAGTATAAAGTGCTCTCATTAGTAAGAGGCAAGTTGTGATTAGGTGTTTTTAAATTATCGTATAAAGTTTTTTCAGTTTGAGGTTTTGTGAATAAAAAAGACAAGAGATTGGGGTATGAAAAACTTGTAGCTATCCTTGCCCCTGAAAAGAATTTTTTGGGTAAAGGATTTCAAGAGGATACCTATCATTATTTGGTATCTCTGCCGTGGTCTCTTTTTATTTTCTGGACTATTTTGTTGCTGTCACTTGTAACTCTTCTTTTCGGCTTGTCT belongs to bacterium and includes:
- a CDS encoding peptidoglycan-binding protein — protein: MSVERLSQETKSKLDSLQNFLSQEKNRTIDLETKITALSSELQSLKGIATTEVKTTLVADDFTKKVQLALYTAGFDPGKIDGKMGPQTIQSVKNFQEANGLKADGVVGKETWDNLQQYLDMK
- the radC gene encoding DNA repair protein RadC → MKKSKNLKKYPVSGIKSWPEEDRPREKLLKDGEHKLSNTELLAILLRTGVKGDSAIDLARKILKKFKTFRNMSHTDMSAWKEFKGVGKAKISQIRAAIEIGRRFREDEIKETRPKIRTSKDAAQILMPRMRDLKIEIFKVLLLDSQNMIIDIAEIEQGTVNEANPIIREILHKAIENFASSIICLHNHPSGDPNPSQEDKNFTRQLVQASNTLNIKAVDHIIIGDDRYFSFADEKLM